CGCGATTCCGTTCGTTGAGCTATCGACGTTCAACGCCCTATCGGCCTCGATCATGGTCGGCATCATGATCATCCCGATGGTGTCCTCGATCAGCGAGGATGCGATGAGCGCGGTGCCGGACTCGCTCCGACAGGCCAGTTACGGGCTGGGGGCGACGAAGTTCACTGTTTCAACGTCCGTCGTCGTCCCCGCGGCGCTGTCGGGCATCTTCTCGTCGTTCATCCTCGCACTCTCGCGAGCCATCGGCGAGACTATGGTCGTCGCCATCGCAGCGGGACAGACGCCCAAGCTAATCGACCTGACCGATCCAGCCGGACTGTTTCTCGAATCAGTCCAGACGATGACCGCGGCGATGGTCCAGATCGGGACGAACGACGTCGTCGGCCAGTCGGTGGCCTATAAGAGCCTGTTCGCGGTCGGCCTGACGTTGTTCGTAATCACCTTTGCAATGAACCTCGTGAGCGAATTTATCGCCTCGCGCTACCGGGAGGTGTATCAGTGATGGCGGCCGAAACCGGCGACCAGTCGGTCGAGGACTCCGGGTTCGGACGCGTGAGTCGGACGAAGGACGTCGCCTTCCGCTGGCTAACCCTCGCGGCAGCGCTCGTCGGTATCCTCTCGCTCGCGGTCTTGCTGGCGTACGTTACGGTCGACGCCGTTGGCTGGCTCGACTGGCAATTCCTCACCAGCGGCCCGCACCCGAATCCGTTCGAGGCGGGCATCCTCCCGGCGCTGATCGGCTCGATCGCGCTTATGCTCCTGATCGCGCTCGTGACCTTCCCGCTGGGCGTCGGCGCGGCGATCTACCTAGAAGAGTACGCGAGCGACGGGCCGCTCACGACGTTCATCCAGATCAACATCGCCAATCTGGCGGGCGTTCCGTCTGTCGTCTACGGCCTGCTGGGCCTGGGCCTGTTCGTGAGCCTCATCGGCCTCGGCTTCGGGACCCTGATCGTAGCCGCGTTCACCGTCGCCCTTCTCATCCTGCCTATCGTCATCATCTCCGCCCAGGAGGCGATCCGGGCCGTTCCAGACTCCCAGCGTCAGGCCTCCTACGGAATGGGCGCGACGAAGTGGCAGACGATCCGGAACGTCGTCCTCCCACGGGCGATGCCGGGTATCCTGACTGGAACCATCCTCGCGCTGGGACGGGCCATCGGCGAGACCGCGCCGCTCATCATGATCGGTGCGCCGACGACGGTCTTCGGCGTCCCGAACAGCCTCCTCAGCAAGGTCAGCGCCATGCCCATGCAGATCTACACCTGGGCGCAGTACCCCGAAGCCGAGTTCCAGTACGGAGTCGTCGCCGCCGGCGTCGTCACCCTGCTCGTCGTCTTGCTGTCGATCAACTCCGTTGCGATCCTCATCCGGAACCACTACCAGCACGACCAATGACCCGAGAACCCATGACCACCTCGAAGACCGAACCGAGCGACGATCACACCTCCCCGACGCCGGGAACCGGTGGACTTGACGACCGGGCTACCGACGCCAATTCGTCGACCACCACCGACGGCCGGACCATCCTGGAGAGCCGCGGCCTCGACGTCTACTACGACGACGATCAGGCGCTCCAGGACGTCTCCGTCGAACTCCCCGAAAAACAGGTGACCGCGGTCATCGGCCCTTCCGGCTGTGGGAAGTCGACGTTCCTCCGGTGTATCAACCGCATGAACGACCTCGTGGACGCCGCCAGCGTGGAAGGCGAACTGCTGTTCGACGGGAAGAACGTCTACGACGACGATGTCGACCCCGTCGCCCTGCGCCGCAAGATCGGGATGGTCTTCCAGCAGCCCAATCCGTTCCCCAAATCGATCCGGGACAACGTCGCTTACGGCCTGAAGGTCCAGGGGATCGACGACGACATTGACGAACGCGTCGAACGCGCTCTCGAACGAGCGGCCCTGCACGAGGAAGTCGAAGACCAACTGGACTCGAGCGGCCTGGATCTCTCGGGTGGCCAGCAACAGCGCCTCTGTATCGCTCGTGCCATCGCGACCGACCCCGAGGTCATCCTGATGGACGAACCGGCGAGCGCGCTCGACCCCGTCGCGACCTCGAAGATCGAGGACCTGATCGAGGAGCTGGCGACCGACTACACCGTCGTGATCGTCACCCACAACATGCAACAGGCGGCCCGGATTTCGGACAAGACCGCCGTGTTCCTCACCGGCGGGGAACTCGTGGAGTTCGACGACACGACGAAGATTTTCGAGAATCCGGAGAGCCAGCGCGTCGAAGATTACATCACCGGCAAGTTCGGATAGCCCCGAGAGCGAACACCTCGGCACCGTTCGATGGAAGGCGGATTCGACGTTGCGGGGATTCGGACGTACCTTTTCCAGATCGATTTCGTCGGACTCAGCGTACTCGACGTACTCGTCGGACTCGAGCGGTAGCCCTTCGTTCTATTGCCTCGGGATGGTGATGGGCGACTCGCGACGTCGTCGGCAACCGGTTTCCATCGCGACAGCGAACGATTTAGCGATCGCAGGCTGTCGTGCCCAGAGCCAGCGTTAGCCTCTGGTCGTCGCACGCAGATTCACGAACTCGTCGCGAATGGCCCGACGCTTGACCAGGACGAACCCAATCGCGATCAGGACGAAGCCGAACACCGTCGTTCCAGTGATCACCTCGTCGAGGAGCAGCCAGCCGAAAATCGCGGCGAAGATCGGCGCGACGTAGGACACCATGTTGATCTCGATCGGGCCGAGACGTTCGAGCAGGGTGAAGTACACGAGGAAGCCGAGGGCGCTCGAGGCAAGTGCGAGGTACGCGAGCGACCAGAACGCGTTCGGGTGGAGCCACGTCGCCGGTTCGATCGGTTCGCCTAACCCGAAGCTCAGCAGGTGCATGAGGATTGCGCCGCCGATCATCGACCAGGCCTCCATCGTCTCGATTGCCATCTCGGCGTCGAGTCGACGGGTGAGCACGCTTCCGAGGGCGAACGACGCCGCGGCGAGGAAGACGAGACCGGTCGCGATTGCGTTCGCCGAGAGCAGATCGTTTGGATTCGGCTGGGCGATGACGATGACTCCGATGAGGCCGATTCCGACGCCAACCAGTCCGACCGCAGAGAGGGCGTCCGACGGAACGAGCGCGCGGGCGAACCCGGTCGTGAGGACTGGCGAGAGCGACACCACGATTGCGGCGGCCGCGGCCGTCGTGTTCTGCTGGCCGACGAAGAGGAACGCGTGGTAGGCCGCGATGAGAAAGACCGATCCGATCGTGACCAGGAGCCACTGGTCGCGGTCCTCCGGGAGCAACGCCTCGCCGTCGACCACGTACGCGGCGTAGGCGAGCATGATGAGGCCGGCGATATCGTACCGGAGTGCCGCGAAGAGCACGGGTGGGAAGTACTCGAGGCCGGCCCCAATCGCAACGAACGCAGTACCCCAGACGGCCGCCAGCGCGAGAAAGAGGGCGAAGTTTCGGTATCTGCTCACGAGTGTGGATTCGCCACGGGCGACCTATGCGTTTCGATCCGAAATTACTACGACGGACCATTCGTCTGCGTTGTGTCCCCGGTCGTTTCGACGTGCGTCTGATCGGCCCGTCGGACGACGAGAACGTCGTAAGTGTCGTCGGCGGCGACACTCGAGCCGACGCTACTCACCGAGGTGACGAGTCGCCCCGCGTTCTCGCTGCCGATACAGACCATCGACGCACTTTCCTCACGGGCGATGCGTCGGATCCGTTTGGCTATCGTCCCCGACGGGGCGTACCGGTCCACTCGCTCGATCCGGAAAGAAGCGTCCGAGCACAGCGTTTCCACCTGCTCGCGAAGCCCCTGTACGATCGCGTCGCCGTCGAAAGCTGCCTCGTCGTCGATCCAGCCACGTTCGGCGGCGTAGGCACGGTTTCCCACCGGGATAACGGTTATGGCAAGGATTGGTTCATCGAATACGGCGGCGAACCGAGTTGCCTTGCACAATGCGGCCTCGGCGAGTTTCGATCCGTCGAACGGAACGATGAGTGACATACCGAACACACGCTCGGTCACCGAATATACGTCACTTCTCGTTCTCACCCGCGAGGAACGTCACTCGAGGCTGAGTCCAGCGTGCCAGCGGTCGACCCCGGCCTCGCGCTTGGCCGCGTCCATCTTCGCCAGCAGGTGCGTCGCCAGCGAGGCGGTTTCGGCGGCTCGAGATTCACCTTCGGTGCGGAACTCGCCGGTCACGCGGTTGGCGTAGACCGAGCAGACCGCCCCAGCGCGGAGGCCGTAGACGTTCGCGATGGTGAGGATGGCGCTGGCTTCCATCTCGATGTTGGCGACGTTGGCCTCGGTGAGTTCGTCGATCAGGTCGTCGGTGCCAGCGGCCTCGAACCCGTCGAACCCGGGTCGACCCTGCCCGGCGTAGAAGGAGTCGGCGCTCATCGTGATCCCCGTGTGGTAGTTGTACCCCAGCCGTTCAGCGGCGGCGACCAGCGCGCTGACGACCTCGTAGTCGGCCGTGGCGGGGTAGTCCTCGCGGACGTACTCGTCGCTCGTGCCCTCCTGGCGGACGCCGCCAGTCGTGATCACGAGGTCGCCCACGCTCATCTCGGGCTGGAGCGCCCCACAGGAACCCACCCGGATGAACGTCTCGCAGCCGACGCGGGCGAGTTCCTCGACGGCGATGGCCGCCGAGGGGCTGCCGATCCCCGTCGAGGTGACCGAGATCGGCGTCCCGTCGTAGGTACCCGTCGCCGTCCGGTACTCGCGGTGGTGAGCGCGCTCCTCGTGACCGTCCCAGTGGGCAACGATCTTCTCGACGCGTTCGGGATTCCCAGGGAGGAGTACGGTGTCGGCCACGTCCTCGGCCGCGACCTCGAGGTGGTACTGTACGTCGGCGTTCGGGTCTTCGCTGTCGCCGGCCATAGAGACTCGATACTTGTCGCGCCATCGTATATAAATGCTGGACGACCGTACGGAGGGTATGGGCACCGATCCGAACGCCGGGCCGGGGGCGGAACCCGAGACGGACGGGGACGCCCCCGGAGGGACGGACGCAGGAGAACAAACGCTCACCGAGACAGCGGACGCCACGGGCGGCACACTCACCGACACTTACGTCGCCGCCCTCCAGCACGACCTGGTCGACATCGAGCCCGGAACGACGCTCGTCGGCGTCGTCCGCCAGCCGACCTCGTGGTTTCACGCCGCTGTCGACGAGAATCGGTCGGCACTCGGGCCGCCGTCGACGTTGCTCGAGGACGCCAAGGCGGCCGCAGAGGACCTGAAGATGGCCGGTATGTGCGACGAGGGCGCCCACAACGCGTCCTGGGAGCAGGTGGATTTCGAAGACGGGTACCGAGAGCACCTCGAGACCGATAGCGAGGCCGAAGAGGCGCTCGCGGATCTCGAGGGACGGCTCCAGGACGGCGAATCGATCGCACTCGTCTGTTTCGAGAACACGGGCAAGAAGCGCTGTCACCGGACCGTGTTGCGAGCGGTCCTCGAGGCCAGACGGGCCTGACTCCCTTCCTCGTCACACGAGCCTGACTGTCGACTCGTCTCGAGACCGAACCTGCGTCAGTCGACGTTATCCGGCGACGCACACGACGCCGAGACGACTCGCCCGGCGAGGCGACCGTCCACGACGCGGCCGAGTATCTCGACTTCGATTTCGAGCGGTCCCTCGGGGGGCCGCCCCGTCGGCGAATCGAGGGTCTCGAGCCCCTCACAGACGACGACGTCCATCGGGCTCCGGTCGGAGGGATGTGCGGCGATCAGCGTTCCGTCGTCGGTTCTCGTGACCTCGAGGCAGTAGCGTTCCCCGATGCCGAGTGAACCGCTGACCAGGTCGCGAATCGACGTCATCGGTTCAGAGCCGATTGATGTCCACGTCGTCGGGGTCGTTCGGATTCACCGTGTTGGCGCAGTTCGCACAGAGGCCGACACCCCCCTCGTAGTGGACTCGACAGACGAGGGCGCCGCAGTTGTCACACCGCTCCTCGGCCGACCGCGTTTCACAGATCTGACAGAGGCCGCTGACGCTCATAGGCGAGGTACGGACTCGAGTGGCTTCAAACCGGTGCCGGCACTGGGGACATAGTTCGCTCGAGCAAGAGAAACAGTCAGCGATACACGTTCCATAGTAACTTCAGAAAGTGTACCACTGTCCGCGAGGAGATGAGATGTCGGGTCGATGCGCTGGAGGTGAGCCAGAAGAGAGGTGAGGCCCGGCGGAAACTGAGGCCCAGGGACGCTAAGAGCCGAAGTTGGTCCCGTCGAGAGGCCGTTTGTCGCTACTCGTCTTCGCTGTCCCCGTCGTCGTCTATTTCGGATTCGTTGGCTTCCTCTCCGGTATCTTCGTCGGCGTCTTCCGATTCGTTGGCTTCTTCCTCGTCCGCTTGGTCGTCCGTTTCTTCGCCACCGTCAGTTTCGTCGTCGCGTTCTACTTCCTCGACCTCGACGTCCTTGCCGGCCACCCCGCTTTCGGAGATTACGGGTTTCAGGTTGTAATCGGATCCCTGTCCACGTTTGACCACGTTGATGTCGAAGACGAAATCGACGGGGTCGTCGGCACCAATCTCGAAGGGGTGCGTGATCTGTAATTTTTCGCTCGGGAGCTTGACGTTCGCCTGCTCGCCGTCGACGATACCCTCGACCGCCGAGACGTGCAGTTCGATCTTTTCGTAGGTTCCCGGGGAGAGTTCGCCTTCGAACACGGAGACCGCTCGCTCGCCAACGAGGTTCGTGAGGTCGACCGTCCTTCCCTCGAGGTCGACGATGTAGAACCCGCGCTTTCGTTCGACGCCGTCGGCTGTGTCGTTCTCGTCTTCGCCGTCTTCATCGCCTTCGTCACCTTCGTCGCCTTCGTCGGATTCCCCGTCTGCGTCTACATCGTCCTCGCCAGCGTCACTCGAGTCCTGCTGATCGTCGGCTTCCTCTTCGGTTTCGTTCGATCCCTCGCCTCCGTCCTCGCCATCGGTTTCGCTCGAGTCCTCGTCGTCACCCTCGTCCTCACCACCGTCGAAGATCCGGGCGTAATCGAGCGTGACGTCCAACCGCTCGAAGTCGCCGATGTCGGCCGGCATGTCGCTGATGAGCAGTCTAAAATTCCCTTCCTGGGTGCTCTCCTCGGAGCCACCAGTTTGTGACCCATCGTCCGACTGCGTGTCCTGGTCGGACGTCGCGTCGCCGCTCGACGGCTCGGGATCGTCACCGGACGTACACCCGGCGAGCGCCGTCGCACCGACGCTACCGCCGGCGGCGATGAACGCTCGGCGCCCCACGCCGGATTTTGACTGGTGATTCGCCCGCCTCGGCTCGTCGCTCGCTCGATCGTTTGGCATTAGTTCCTCGCAGACAGTAACCGGGTAAAGCAGTGCCGTTCGTTCTGGAGATTCAGAATAGTTCTTGAACGGTTTTGCTCCCGTACTCAAAGGGCTGAAATGCCCGCCAGACAGCCTAGTGATAGGTTTGAGCGGAAGATCGAACTGAAGGACGTGCGTTTTTGGCTCGAGGCTGCGTCCCGGCTACACGTCGTCACCCCTCGACCCGCCACCGTTCGGCTCGCCAACCCTGGGCCGCATCATTCGGTGAACACAAACGTTCGCGTATTCGACACGGGGGTCGGACGACACTTCGAGGCGAGACCGACGTGTGTTCGGTCGCCGCATCCTTTAGGCCACTCGAGTCCCTACCTCGAGTGTGCAACGGTCACCGATCGTGTTGCTCGTCGCCGCGCTGTTCGCGGGCATGACGGCCCTGCTCGTGATCGGCTCGTTCGTCTCGCGCTCGCCGATTCCGTTCGTCGTCGCGGTTCCGCTCGGAGCGACAGCTTACTTCATGTACTACCACGGCAGCGGAAAGCTCCTGGAGCGCCTTCGTCGTCGCGAGGTTCGGGGTCGGCAACGTCAGCGTGAGCGGACGCGACGTGCCCGGGGCGACCGCGACCATGGCAGTTTTGGGGCCGGTCCACGTGCTCGAGGCGGCCCACGAACGCGTGCAGAACGCGAGGCCCGGTTCGGTGCCGGTATCGGTGGTGCTCGCACCGAACCCGGACCAGGGACGGGAGCCAGCTCTACGGCCTGGCGAGACGGTGGCCCACGGGAACGGGTCTCGGCCTCGAACGGACCCACGACCGCCGAAGCCCGGAGCGTGCTCGGCGTCGACCCGACGGCCGACCAGGCGACGATCAAACGGGCCTATCGAGAGCGCGTCAAGGACGTCCACCCCGACCGCGGTGGCGACGAGGCGGAGTTCAAGCGGGTGACGGCGGCCTACGATCGCCTCCGCGAGTGAGGCAACGACCCCCGTGGCAAAATCGCTCTCGAGAGACACACGTTGACATTCGGCAGGAAGGCTTTTGCCGTGTGACTCGCTATCACCGAATATGAGCCGTGACCGGGCCCTCCTGGAGCGGGCCCTGGAACGTGGCGAACAGGACGGTGGGAACGTCGAGTTCAAGGAACGATTGCTCGAGTCGATCCACCTCGAAGGGGGGCGACGGGAAAGTCTCGCCGCACAGCTCCGACACCGCGTCCTCTCGGGCGACGGCGAGGCGACGTACGTCGTCGGCGTCACCGACGATGGCGGCCTCGCCGGCATCGACGTCGACACCTTTTCGGAGTCGATGGACGTGCTCTCGTTGCTCGCCGAGGAAGCCGAGTGTCACATCGAGGACGTCCAGACCTGGGGCATCGAAGGCGGCGTCGTCGGTATCGCCCTGGTCCGGGAGGGCGCCGTCCTCGAGACGGACGACCAGCACGTCGTCGTCGGGACGGCCGGCCACGTCGACCACGGCAAGAGTACCCTGGTCGGCTCGCTCGTCACCGGCCGCCCGGACGACGGTGATGGCGCGACGCGAGCCTTCCTGGACGTCCAGCCTCACGAAGTCGAGCGGGGGCTGTCCGCCGACCTCTCCTATGCCGTCTACGGCTTCGACGACGAGGGGCCGGTCCACGTCGTGAACCCGAACCGGAAACAGGACCGGGCGGCCGTCGTCGAGGAAGCCGACCGCCTCGTCTCGTTCGTCGATACCGTCGGTCACGAGCCCTGGCTCCGGACCACGATCCGCGGGCTGGTCGGCCAGAAACTCGACTACGGGATGCTCGTCGTCGCCGCCGACGACGGGCCGACGCGGACGACCCGCGAACACCTCGGGGTGTTGCTCGCCACGGAACTCCCCACGGTGGTCGCCCTCACCAAGACCGACCTCGTCGACGACGACCGCATCGAGGAGGTCGTCCTGGAGGTCGAGCGCCTCCTCCGAGACGTCGGCAAGTCCCCGCTCCGGGTCGATCGCCACGGCGTCGACGCCGCCGTCGAGGAGATCGGCGACACCGTCGTCCCCATCGTCGAAACCAGCGCGATCACGATGGACGGCCTCGACGTTCTGGACGAACTGTTCGACCGGCTGCCGAAGACCGCCAGCGACGACGGCGAGTTCCGGATGTACATCGACCGGAGCTACGCCGTGACCGGCGTCGGCGCCGTCGCCTCGGGCACGGTCATGCGCGGCGAGGTCGAGGCCGGGGACGAACTCCTGCTCGGACCGATGGGCGACGGCTCGTTCCGCGAGGTCGAAGTCCGATCCATCGAGATGCACTACCACCGCGTGGATCAGGCTCAGTCCGGACGAATCGTTGGCATCGCGCTCAAGGGAGTCGAGGAGGCGGAAATCGAGCGCGGGATGGTCCTCCTTCCAGGCGACGCCGATCCCACGCCCGTTCGAGAGTTCGAGGCCGAGGTGATGGTACTCAACCACCCCACGCGAATCGGCGACGGCTACGAACCCGTCGTCCACCTCGAGACCATCGGCGAGGCCGCGGCCTTCTATCCCGAAGACGGCCGCCTCCTGCCGGGCGACAAGGGTAAAACCCGGGTGCGGTTCAAGTTCCGCTCGTACCTGGTCGAGGAGGGCCAGAAGTTCGTCTTCCGGGAGGGTCGAAGCAAGGGCGTCGGGACGGTGACGGACGTCTCACTGACGACGTAGTCGAGGGTCGACCTAGTCGGTCCCGGAGTCCGGCTCGAGCGTCCCACGCTCGAGAACATCGGACGTCTCGGCGTACCGGCCCGCGAGTTCCACGTAGTGATCCGCAGCGGTTGTCCACGGCGAATCCTGGACCTCCTTTTTGACTTCGGCAGGGGCACCGACGACCAGGACCGACTCTGGAACGGTCGCGTCCTCCGTGACGACGCTGTTCGCAGCGACCAGGCTCTCCGCGCCGACCGTCGCCCGGTCCAGGACGATCGCGCCCATCCCGACCATCGCCCGCTCGCCGACCGTCGCGGCGTGAACGATCGCGTTGTGGCCAACGGTCGCGTAGGGGCCGATCGTCGACCCCTCGTGGACCGTCGCGTTGTCCTGGACGTTCGCGCCTTCCTCGAGGACGATTTCGCCGTGATCGCCTCGGAGAACGGCCCCCGGCCAGACGCTGGCGTCGGCTTCGATCGTCACGTTGCCGATGACCACCGCGCGCTCGTCGACGTACGCCGAATCCGCGATCGTCGGTTTCCGGCCGTCGAAGGATCGGATCATGTACCGTATTGGTGGGGACTCGAGTAAGGGTTGGCGATACGGCGACGGGAGACCACGCTGGAGGCGTCGTATGGGGACTCGATCCGGTCAAAGGACAGCGTTCGATCCGGTCAAAAAGTCGCGATCACCTCCTGGATGCACCCATCAGGCTTGTAGTGGGTGAAGTGATCCGGAACGTAGTCGACGTTGTGATCGGTGTAGTTCCACGGCGGTGTGCCATCGATCGTCGTCGCACCGATCGCGGTCCCCATCTCGGCAGTGCCGTAGGCCCAGTCGAGTACGGCGTCGTCGTTCATCCAGAAGTTGTCGAGGCGGCCAGTCGCGTTCGCGATCGCGGAGCCATAACTCCCCTCGAGCGACGGCGCGTCGTCGTCGGCAGCGCCGCCCAGGAGGGTGACGCTCTCGAGAAGGTCGTGGTACCCCCACGACGAGAGCGTCGAGACCGCGCTGAGGACGACTCGAGCGCCGAGGGAGTGCGAACAGAGCCGCAGCGTCACGGTGGGATTTTGGGCGCGATAGTTGACCAGGAAACTCGCGAGTTTAGCACCGTTACGTTCGGCGATTTCGGTCGCGTTGTACCAGCCGTAGTCGGCGTCCCAGGTGTAGCCGACGACCGGGTGGTCGTAGCCCTCGAGGTCGAACGTGTTCGCGGCGGTGCTATTCGAGCAGACGCCGCCCTCCAGGTCGTTGTTCCACCCGTGGGCGTGGATCAGGAGTTCTTCGGCCGCCGGTTGGCCGAGTCCAGGAATTGGATCGCCCGCGAGGTCGTAGTTCGTCGCGGTGTTTCCGTCGGTGACATAGACGCTCCCGTACCAGGTCGTGTCGAAGTGGCCTCGCGTGCTCACGCGCGGGAAGTCCATCGGCGGGTCGTCGCAGGAATCACCTTTCCCCGCCTGGACGGACGTCGTCGCCGCGCCGAGCGTGCCGATACCGACGGCGGAGACGCCGAAACCGCGGAGGAGGGTTCGCCGGGAGACGGTTCGACCAGTCGTGCCAACGTCACTCGTGCGTCGTGGTGGCATAGATCGTGCTTCAATGCACCCTGATATTAATGTTATTGAGAGTGTTCGCGTAGAATAACATTCGGGACAACGCGTAAACCGTTTATTTTTCGTGCAGCCGAATGGGAGGGATCCGAGTACGGTCGAAGATACCCTTTCCTTCACTCGAGCGACAGCGGTCGTGTTCGTCGACGATTAGTGGCGTGCCCGCATCGATCGGTCGTCGAACCCACGGACTTTATACTACCTGGGTGTGTAGACGGGGATAGCGAAACCCGCGGGCAAGTGCGTTCGCGCGACGTGGCCACGGCCTCGCCGTGTTCTACGTCCGGAATCGATCCCGAACGCATAGCGGGACCCCGACCGACGCGACACCGTGGCGGTCTTTCGTACCCGGGAGTCCGCGGACCGTTTCGATGAGCGCACACACCGCGCTCAGTATATACAACCATGGAAATCGAAATTGCAACCATCGGCGGCTACGAAGAAGTTGGACGGCAGATGACTGCCGTTCGCGCAGGAAACGACGTCGTCATCTTCGACATGGGTCTGAACCTCTCACAGGTTCTCATCCACGACAACGTCGAGACCGAACGCATGCACAGCCTCGATCTGATCGACATGGGCGCCATCCCCGACGATCGGATCATGAGCGACCTCGAGGGCGACGTCCAGGCAATCGTCCCGACCCACGGTCACCTCGACCACATCGGCGCGATCTCGAAACTCGCCCACCGCTACGACGCCCCCGTCGTCGCGACGCCGTTCACGATCGAACTGGTCAAACAGCAGGTCGAGAGCGAACAGAAGTTCGGCGTCGAGAACGACCTGGTCAAGATGGACCCGGGCGAGTCGATGACCATCGGCGACCACGGGTGTGAACTCGAGTTCGTCAACGTCACCCACTCGATCATCGACGCGATCAACCCCGTGCTCCACACGCCCGAGGGCGCCATCGTCTACGGCCTGGACAAGCGCATGGACCACACGCCGGTCATCGGCGACCCCATCGACATGAAGCGCTTCCGCGAGATCGGTCGGGAGGGCGAGGGCGTGCTCTGTTACATCGAGGACTGCACCAACGCCAACAAGAAGGGCCGAACGCCCTCCGAGAACGTCGCCCGCGAGCACCTCCGCGACGTCCTCTACAGCATCGAAGACTACGACGGCGGCATCGTCGCCACCACCTTCTCTTCACACATCGCTCGCGTGAAGAGCCTCGTCGAGTTCGCCGACGACATCGGCCGCCAGCCCGTCCTGCTCGGACGCTCGATGGAGAAGTACTCCGGCACCGCCGAGCGACTCGACTTCATCGACTTCCCGTCGGACCTCGGAATGTTCGGCCACCGAAAGTCCGTCGACCGGACGTTCAAGCGGATCATGAACGAGGGCAAGGAGAACTTCCTGCCCGTCGTCACCGGCCACCAGGGCGAACCCCGTGCGATGCTCACCCGAATGGCCCGCGGCGAGACCCCCTACGAACTGGACAACGGCGACAAAGTCGTCTTCTCCGCGCGCGTCATCCCCGAACCGACCAACGAGGGCCAGCGCTACCAGGCCGAGAAACTGCTCGGCATGCAGGGCGCGCGAATCTACGACGACATCCACGTTTCCGGCCACCTCAACCAGGAGGGCCACTACGCGATGCTCGACGCGCTTCAGCCCCAGCACATCGTTCCCGCCCACCAGGATCTCAAAGGGCTTTCCGGCTACGTCAAACTCTGTGAAGGCGAGGGGTACCACATGGGCCGTGACGTCCACGTCTCGCGAAACGGCAACCTGATCCAGCTTGTCGACTGATATGACATCACCCGAGGCACGCGAAAAAGCGGTGCTCGAGGCCGTCGGCGAGCGACGCGAACTCGTCAACGAAGCCATCCCGGAGGAGCTACCGATCACGCGGCCGGAACGTCTGTACGAGGCGTCCCGATATCTGCTCGACGCCGGCGGCAAGCGACTTCGGCCAACGGTCCTGCTGGCCACCGGAGAAGCGCTCACCGACGTCGAGCCGCTGTCGACGCCCTACCGGGAGTTCCCGAC
This region of Natronosalvus halobius genomic DNA includes:
- the pstC gene encoding phosphate ABC transporter permease subunit PstC — translated: MSTMDLSHDGNRTARGVFFKYLFTLCALLSILTTVAIVLTLLVDSLDFFAAVSPIDFLFGTRWSPTNDPVAFGVLPLISGTLIITFGAAAIALPIGLLTAIYLSEYASSRRRAYLKPALEVLAGVPTVVYGYFALVYVTPALDAIPFVELSTFNALSASIMVGIMIIPMVSSISEDAMSAVPDSLRQASYGLGATKFTVSTSVVVPAALSGIFSSFILALSRAIGETMVVAIAAGQTPKLIDLTDPAGLFLESVQTMTAAMVQIGTNDVVGQSVAYKSLFAVGLTLFVITFAMNLVSEFIASRYREVYQ
- the pstA gene encoding phosphate ABC transporter permease PstA — protein: MAAETGDQSVEDSGFGRVSRTKDVAFRWLTLAAALVGILSLAVLLAYVTVDAVGWLDWQFLTSGPHPNPFEAGILPALIGSIALMLLIALVTFPLGVGAAIYLEEYASDGPLTTFIQINIANLAGVPSVVYGLLGLGLFVSLIGLGFGTLIVAAFTVALLILPIVIISAQEAIRAVPDSQRQASYGMGATKWQTIRNVVLPRAMPGILTGTILALGRAIGETAPLIMIGAPTTVFGVPNSLLSKVSAMPMQIYTWAQYPEAEFQYGVVAAGVVTLLVVLLSINSVAILIRNHYQHDQ
- a CDS encoding universal stress protein, yielding MSLIVPFDGSKLAEAALCKATRFAAVFDEPILAITVIPVGNRAYAAERGWIDDEAAFDGDAIVQGLREQVETLCSDASFRIERVDRYAPSGTIAKRIRRIAREESASMVCIGSENAGRLVTSVSSVGSSVAADDTYDVLVVRRADQTHVETTGDTTQTNGPS
- a CDS encoding DUF488 family protein, translated to MGTDPNAGPGAEPETDGDAPGGTDAGEQTLTETADATGGTLTDTYVAALQHDLVDIEPGTTLVGVVRQPTSWFHAAVDENRSALGPPSTLLEDAKAAAEDLKMAGMCDEGAHNASWEQVDFEDGYREHLETDSEAEEALADLEGRLQDGESIALVCFENTGKKRCHRTVLRAVLEARRA
- a CDS encoding DMT family transporter, which produces MSRYRNFALFLALAAVWGTAFVAIGAGLEYFPPVLFAALRYDIAGLIMLAYAAYVVDGEALLPEDRDQWLLVTIGSVFLIAAYHAFLFVGQQNTTAAAAAIVVSLSPVLTTGFARALVPSDALSAVGLVGVGIGLIGVIVIAQPNPNDLLSANAIATGLVFLAAASFALGSVLTRRLDAEMAIETMEAWSMIGGAILMHLLSFGLGEPIEPATWLHPNAFWSLAYLALASSALGFLVYFTLLERLGPIEINMVSYVAPIFAAIFGWLLLDEVITGTTVFGFVLIAIGFVLVKRRAIRDEFVNLRATTRG
- the pstB gene encoding phosphate ABC transporter ATP-binding protein PstB produces the protein MTREPMTTSKTEPSDDHTSPTPGTGGLDDRATDANSSTTTDGRTILESRGLDVYYDDDQALQDVSVELPEKQVTAVIGPSGCGKSTFLRCINRMNDLVDAASVEGELLFDGKNVYDDDVDPVALRRKIGMVFQQPNPFPKSIRDNVAYGLKVQGIDDDIDERVERALERAALHEEVEDQLDSSGLDLSGGQQQRLCIARAIATDPEVILMDEPASALDPVATSKIEDLIEELATDYTVVIVTHNMQQAARISDKTAVFLTGGELVEFDDTTKIFENPESQRVEDYITGKFG
- a CDS encoding DUF4382 domain-containing protein produces the protein MPNDRASDEPRRANHQSKSGVGRRAFIAAGGSVGATALAGCTSGDDPEPSSGDATSDQDTQSDDGSQTGGSEESTQEGNFRLLISDMPADIGDFERLDVTLDYARIFDGGEDEGDDEDSSETDGEDGGEGSNETEEEADDQQDSSDAGEDDVDADGESDEGDEGDEGDEDGEDENDTADGVERKRGFYIVDLEGRTVDLTNLVGERAVSVFEGELSPGTYEKIELHVSAVEGIVDGEQANVKLPSEKLQITHPFEIGADDPVDFVFDINVVKRGQGSDYNLKPVISESGVAGKDVEVEEVERDDETDGGEETDDQADEEEANESEDADEDTGEEANESEIDDDGDSEDE
- a CDS encoding nucleoside phosphorylase, whose product is MAGDSEDPNADVQYHLEVAAEDVADTVLLPGNPERVEKIVAHWDGHEERAHHREYRTATGTYDGTPISVTSTGIGSPSAAIAVEELARVGCETFIRVGSCGALQPEMSVGDLVITTGGVRQEGTSDEYVREDYPATADYEVVSALVAAAERLGYNYHTGITMSADSFYAGQGRPGFDGFEAAGTDDLIDELTEANVANIEMEASAILTIANVYGLRAGAVCSVYANRVTGEFRTEGESRAAETASLATHLLAKMDAAKREAGVDRWHAGLSLE